A genomic stretch from Setaria viridis chromosome 1, Setaria_viridis_v4.0, whole genome shotgun sequence includes:
- the LOC117863741 gene encoding uncharacterized protein yields the protein MQASARLSSSAASKKVIAGVSSPITRSCYRTSRGKAHAAPLSAQEPPPKGQKRITKQERRVRIVEFVDKFRASNDGKFPSITNARQQVGGSYYTVRVILQELKYNHAKLPLGNAKAAPLQGTVEVAEHSGPKDEAMVAQLKGTPEFAEHSRPKDDSVKSPYNCDSLKSSKEIQDVDDMLISQKDDATSTGIVEKTETWKSVGSSHHNVETEAAKHDLNTSETLKTADDPTLSDQTESESMKVITNKSYVSLGVEAQSDPGNQQRNTEASKLALENTEKILNASESSVSDQSGSDKVVKANIHDREHNPKHEPEESPSTGLFGSLKSFAYGFRNFWKKL from the exons ATGCAGGCGTCCGCGCGCCTctcgtcctccgccgcctccaagaagg TGATAGCGGGTGTCTCTAGCCCGATCACACGGTCGTGCTACCGGACCTCCCGGGGGAAGGCGCATGCGGCGCCGCTGTCTGCGCAGGAGCCGCCACCGAAGGGTCAGAAGAGGATTACCAAGCAGGAGAGGAGGGTCAGGATAGTGGAATTTGTTGACAA GTTTAGGGCTTCAAATGATGGCAAGTTTCCTAGTATAACAAATGCTCGTCAGCAAGTTGGAGGCTCTTACTACACGGTGCGTGTGATACTTCAGGAATTGAAATATAATCATGCAAAATTACCACTGGGTAATGCTAAGGCAGCTCCACTTCAAGGAACAGTTGAAGTTGCTGAGCACTCTGGGCCTAAGGATGAAGCTATGGTGGCTCAACTTAAAGGAACACCTGAATTCGCTGAGCACTCAAGACCTAAGGATGACAGTGTAAAAAGTCCGTACAACTGCGACAGCCTCAAAAGTAGTAAGGAGATTCAGGATGTAGATGATATGCTAATATCCCAGAAAGATGATGCTACAAGTACTGGAATCGTGGAAAAG ACTGAAACTTGGAAATCAGTGGGCTCTTCTCATCACAATGTAGAAACAGAAGCTGCTAAGCATGATTTGAACACTTCAGAAACCTTGAAGACTGCAGATGACCCAACTTTATCTGATCAAACAGAAAGTGAGAGCATGAAGGTCATAACG AACAAATCTTATGTATCTTTGGGAGTGGAGGCGCAATCGGACCCTGGAAACCAGCAAAGGAATACAGAAGCTAGCAAATTAGCTCTGGAGAATACAGAAAAAATCCTGAATGCAAGTGAATCAAGTGTGTCAGATCAAAGTGGAAGTGACAAGGTGGTCAAGGCAAACATACATGACAG AGAGCACAACCCAAAGCATGAGCCTGAGGAATCCCCAAGCACGGGTCTTTTTGGCAGTTTGAAATCTTTTGCCTATGGCTTCAGGAACTTCTGGAAAAAGCTGTGA
- the LOC117863749 gene encoding uncharacterized protein yields the protein MSGREVREYTNLSDPKDRKFGKGKDKIDDEDITFQRMVAKMQEVAGERGGYLHGRGALDSDDLLYLKEQMEAEEDAERLLRRTEKRAFAAFKKAAILADSTPAVPVALRVEPKPKSDIRQQDLLKHIVGIKPKRPKVSSPSQPADSNKTNQCEEDSVSKLSSSQNQLEPPLGEKGSSHGTVNAEYTVPRPDEPSVAKQQNAAGSLLGLAYESSDEE from the exons ATGTCCGGGCGCGAGGTCCGCGAGTACACCAATCTCAGCGACCCCAAAG ATAGGAAGTTTGGGAAGGGGAAGGACAAgatcgatgatgaggacatcaccttcCAGCGCATGGTTGCAAAG ATGCAAGAAGTTGCTGGTGAGAGGGGAGGCTACCTTCATGGACGAGGAG CATTGGATAGCGATGATTTGCTTTACCTAAAAGAGCAAATGGAAGCTGAGGAAGATGCGGAGCGTCTTCTCCGTCGTACGGAGAAGCGGGCATTTGCTGCCTTTAAG AAAGCAGCAATCTTAGCTGATTCTACACCTGCTGTCCCAGTGGCTCTTCGTGTTGAACCTAAGCCTAAAAGTGATATAAG GCAACAGGATCTCTTGAAGCACATTGTTGGGATCAAACCAAAGCGGCCAAAAGTTAGCAGCCCTTCACAGCCAGCAGATAGCAATAAGACTAATCAATGTGAAGAAGATTCTGTCAGCAAGTTATCTTCATCGCAGAATCAATTGGAACCACCTTTGGGTGAGAAGGGATCATCTCATGGGACTGTCAATGCTGAGTATACGGTGCCAAGGCCAGATGAGCCATCGGTGGCTAAGCAACAGAACGCAGCTGGAAGCTTGCTTGGTTTAGCTTACGAGAGTTCAGATGAAGAATAG